One genomic window of Candidatus Alcyoniella australis includes the following:
- a CDS encoding tryptophanase has product MPLGFEPYKIKAVESIPLTTRAQREKYLRQAHYNLFSLKARNVTIDLLTDSGTGAMSQMQWSAMMRGDESYAGAQSFFNFERSVREITGMHHVIPTHQGRAAENLLFSALVEPGQLVPNNTHFDTTEANVRHKGGVALNLPCREAHDPDSRAPFKGNMDWRGLDRLLREQGRERVPLVMVTVTNNSVGGQPVSLANLRRVREVCDRHGVPLYLDAARYAENCWFIKHRERGQAKRPLLEIARELFGLAHGATMSAKKDGLVNIGGFLATRSKQVARKVTEVMVVIEGFRTYGGLAGRDLEALAVGLREGLEESWLDCRIGQVERLAKKLDDAGVPVQLPAGGHAVFIDAARFAPHVPPLQFPGQSLSCALYLEGGVRTSEIGSVMFASRDEQSGEELPAPMELVRLAVPRRVYTDNHLDYVAQVVIAVHKRRAELRGLRLSYAPQKLRHFLAHFKPI; this is encoded by the coding sequence ATGCCGCTTGGATTCGAACCGTACAAAATAAAAGCCGTGGAATCGATCCCGTTGACCACCCGCGCCCAGCGCGAGAAATATCTGCGGCAGGCCCATTACAACCTGTTCTCACTCAAGGCGCGAAACGTGACCATCGATCTGCTGACCGACTCGGGCACGGGCGCGATGTCGCAGATGCAGTGGAGCGCGATGATGCGCGGCGACGAGTCGTACGCCGGGGCCCAGAGCTTTTTCAACTTCGAGCGCTCGGTGCGCGAGATCACCGGCATGCACCACGTGATCCCGACCCACCAGGGCCGCGCCGCGGAGAACCTGCTGTTCTCGGCGCTGGTCGAACCCGGGCAGCTGGTGCCGAACAATACGCACTTCGACACCACCGAGGCCAACGTGCGCCACAAGGGCGGCGTGGCGCTCAACCTGCCGTGCCGCGAGGCGCACGACCCGGACTCGCGCGCGCCGTTTAAAGGCAACATGGACTGGCGCGGGCTCGATCGTCTGCTGCGCGAACAGGGCCGCGAGCGCGTGCCGCTGGTGATGGTCACAGTAACCAACAACTCGGTAGGCGGTCAGCCGGTGAGCCTGGCCAACCTGCGCCGGGTGCGCGAGGTCTGCGACCGTCACGGCGTGCCGCTGTACCTCGACGCCGCGCGCTACGCTGAGAACTGTTGGTTCATCAAGCACCGCGAGCGCGGCCAGGCCAAGCGACCGCTGCTCGAGATCGCCCGAGAGCTGTTCGGCCTGGCCCACGGCGCGACGATGAGCGCCAAGAAGGACGGTCTGGTCAACATCGGCGGTTTTTTAGCCACGCGCAGCAAGCAGGTGGCGCGCAAGGTCACCGAGGTAATGGTTGTGATCGAGGGCTTCCGCACCTACGGCGGGCTGGCCGGCCGCGATCTGGAGGCCCTGGCCGTGGGCCTGCGCGAGGGGCTCGAAGAGTCCTGGCTGGACTGCCGCATCGGCCAGGTGGAACGCCTGGCTAAAAAACTCGACGACGCGGGTGTGCCGGTGCAGCTTCCGGCGGGCGGTCATGCGGTGTTCATCGACGCCGCGCGCTTTGCGCCCCACGTGCCGCCGTTGCAGTTCCCGGGCCAGTCGCTCTCGTGCGCGCTGTACCTGGAGGGCGGCGTGCGCACCAGCGAGATCGGCTCGGTGATGTTCGCCAGCCGCGACGAGCAAAGCGGCGAAGAGCTGCCCGCGCCCATGGAGCTGGTGCGGCTGGCAGTGCCGCGCCGGGTCTACACCGACAACCATCTGGACTACGTGGCGCAGGTGGTCATCGCGGTTCACAAGCGGCGCGCCGAGCTGCGCGGTTTGCGCCTGAGCTACGCGCCGCAAAAGCTGCGTCACTTCCTGGCCCATTTCAAACCGATCTGA